The Lineus longissimus chromosome 2, tnLinLong1.2, whole genome shotgun sequence genome window below encodes:
- the LOC135483821 gene encoding solute carrier organic anion transporter family member 74D-like — MHLSLTESSSSYIRRASFFNFPNEKHFLIRYSQPLVEGFLKSLKRLLTNKLYVVLVLVTCFALFVVSGLAAFKPKYLEHQFGISASKSNMVLGLSGALPAFLGSGFSGIIMSKLKLGVISTAKFCTLLYVITAISQSMLVVFGCPQPNTAGFRGVESSRQLYYNGDNSTSCADVCKCTNGRFSPVCGDDDVMYYSACYAGCQKSNISGKATTFSECSCIPDAGSAVSGVCDTTCGMLIPYAVFTFCGAFAGAMSIVPKIILSIRVVEPRDKALSLGVTMFSFSIFSFPSPVIIGAIFDSFCLIKDSLGCGRDVCVLYDRDGLRYGIMSIMGVMRTLMILPIIYVWYDLVKQAKRQEAKKENEERKGVMPVIQVTGAEPETLNVGSKDDISAAMQGSCRDLSNVGI, encoded by the exons ATGCACCTTTCACTAACG GAATCCTCTTCATCGTACATCAGACGGGCATCTTTTTTCAATTTCCCGAATGAGAAGCACTTTCTGATTAGGTATAGTCAGCCTCTAGTGGAAG GTTTTTTGAAATCACTGAAGAGATTGTTGACAAACAAGCTCTACGTGGTCCTTGTCCTCGTTACTTGCTTTGCCCTGTTCGTGGTAAGCGGACTTGCAGCCTTCAAACCCAAGTATCTGGAGCATCAGTTCGGAATTTCAGCTTCGAAGAGTAACATGGTTCTTG GTCTTAGCGGTGCACTCCCGGCATTCCTTGGCTCTGGATTTTCAGGCATCATTATGTCAAAGCTAAAACTTGGTGTAATCAGCACAGCAAAGTTCTGTACACTTCTctacgtcatcactgccatcagCCAATCTATGCTTGTGGTCTTTGGATGCCCTCAGCCAAATACTGCTGGTTTCAGAGGAGTGGAGAG CTCAAGGCAATTGTACTACAATGGCGACAACAGCACATCATGTGCGGATGTTTGCAAATGCACAAATGGACGCTTTTCTCCAGTTTGTGGTGATGACGATGTGATGTATTACTCTGCATGCTATGCTGGCTGCCAAAAGAGTAACATTTCTGGCAAG GCAACAACATTTTCGGAGTGCAGTTGCATCCCTGATGCTGGCAGTGCCGTGTCTGGTGTGTGTGATACCACATGTGGTATGCTGATACCCTATGCTGTATTCACATTCTGTGGGGCATTCGCTGGGGCAATGTCTATTGTACCTAAGATCATACTTTCCATAAG GGTTGTTGAACCTCGGGACAAAGCCCTCAGTCTCGGTGTAACAATGTTCAGCTTCAGCATTTTCT CTTTCCCATCTCCAGTCATTATAGGAGCCATCTTTGATAGTTTCTGCCTCATCAAAGACAGCCTTGGCTGCGGGCGAGATGTGTGTGTCCTGTACGACCGAGATGGCCTCCGCTACGGGATCATGTCTATCATGGGCGTAATGAGGACCCTCATGATTTTACCCATCATATATGTTTGGTATGACCTGGTGAAACAAGCCAAGAGGCAAGAGGCAAAGAAAGAGAATGAGGAGAGAAAGGGAGTCATGCCAGTTATCCAAGTCACTGGAGCTGAGCCGGAGACCCTGAATGTGGGGTCCAAGGATGACATCAGTGCGGCAATGCAGGGAAGCTGTAGAGATCTCAGTAATGTGGGCATCTGA